One window of the Macaca thibetana thibetana isolate TM-01 chromosome 1, ASM2454274v1, whole genome shotgun sequence genome contains the following:
- the XKR8 gene encoding XK-related protein 8, translating into MPWSSRAALLRDLVLCVLGTAAFLLDLGADLWAAVQYALDGRYLWAALVLALLGLASVALQLFSWLWLRADPAGLHGSQPPRRCLALLHLLQLGYLYRCVQELRQGLLVWQQEEPSEFDLAYADFLSLDISMLRLFETFLETAPQLTLVLAIMLQSGRAEYYQWFGICTSFLGISWALLDYHRALRTCLPSKPLLGLGSSVIYFLWNLLLLWPRVLAVALFSALFPSYVALHFLGLWLVLLLWVWLQGTDFMPDPSSEWLYRVTVATILYFSWFNVAEGHTLGRATIHFAFLLTDSILLVVTWMTHSSWLPSGIPLQLWLPVGCGCFFLGLALRLVYYRWLHPSCCWKPDPDQVDGARSLLSPEEYQLPQNRRMTRLAQNFFPKAKDEAASPVKGEVNGVL; encoded by the exons ATGCCCTGGTCGTCCCGCGCCGCCCTCCTTCGGGACCTGGTCCTGTGCGTGCTGGGCACCGCCGCCTTCCTGCTCGACCTGGGCGCAGACCTGTGGGCCGCCGTCCAGTATGCGCTCGACGGCCGCTACCTGTGGGCGGCGCTGGTGCTGGCGCTGTTGGGCCTGGCCTCGGTGGCGCTGCAGCTCTTCAGCTGGCTCTGGCTGCGCGCGGACCCTGCCGGCCTGCATGGGTCACAGCCCCCGCGCCGCTGCCTGGCGCTGCTGCATCTCCTGCAGCTGGGTTACCTGTACAG GTGCGTGCAGGAGCTGCGCCAGGGGCTGCTGGTGTGGCAGCAGGAGGAGCCCTCTGAGTTTGACTTGGCCTACGCTGACTTCCTCTCCCTGGACATCAGCATGCTGCGGCTCTTCGAGACCTTCTTGGAGACGGCACCACAGCTCACGCTGGTGCTGGCCATCATGCTGCAGAGCGGCCGGGCTGAGTACTACCAGT GGTTTGGCATCTGCACGTCCTTCCTGGGCATCTCGTGGGCACTGCTCGACTACCACCGGGCCTTGCGCACCTGCCTCCCCTCCAAGCCCCTCCTGGGCCTGGGTTCCTCCGTGATCTACTTCCTGTGGAACCTGCTGCTGCTGTGGCCCCGAGTCCTGGCTGTGGCCCTGTTCTCAGCCCTCTTCCCCAGCTATGTGGCCCTGCACTTCCTGGGCCTGTGGCTGGTACTGCTGCTCTGGGTCTGGCTTCAGGGCACAGACTTTATGCCGGACCCCAGCTCCGAGTGGCTGTACCGGGTGACGGTGGCCACCATCCTCTATTTCTCCTGGTTCAACGTGGCTGAGGGCCATACCCTAGGCCGGGCCACCATCCACTTCGCCTTCCTCCTGACTGACAGCATTCTCCTGGTGGTCACCTGGATGACTCATAGCTCCTGGCTGCCCAGCGGGATTCCCCTGCAGCTGTGGCTGCCTGTGGGCTGCGGCTGCTTCTTTCTGGGCCTGGCTCTGCGGCTTGTGTACTACCGCTGGCTGCACCCTAGCTGCTGCTGGAAGCCCGACCCTGACCAGGTAGACGGGGCCCGGAGTCTGCTTTCCCCAGAGGAGTATCAGCTGCCTCAGAACAGGCGCATGACACGGTTAGCACAGAACTTTTTCCCCAAGGCTAAGGATGAGGCTGCTTCGCCAGTGAAGGGAGAGGTGAATGGCGTCCTTTGA
- the SMPDL3B gene encoding LOW QUALITY PROTEIN: acid sphingomyelinase-like phosphodiesterase 3b (The sequence of the model RefSeq protein was modified relative to this genomic sequence to represent the inferred CDS: inserted 4 bases in 3 codons; deleted 1 base in 1 codon; substituted 3 bases at 3 genomic stop codons): MRLLTWPIFLAHWGGARAEPGKFWHVTDLHLDPHYKVSKYPFQVYPSAGFQSVPNAGPWGDYLCDSAWALINSSIYAMKEIEPEPDFILWTGDDMPHVPDEKLGEAAVLEIVECLTQLIREVFLDTKAYAALGNHDFHPKNQFPAGINKIDNQIAELXKPWLSNESIALFKRGAFYSEKLPGPSGAGQIVVLNTNLYXTSSELTADMVDPGQQFQWLEDVLTNASKAGDMVYIVGNVPPGFFEKTQNKAWFQEGFNEKYLKVVRKHGRVIAGQFFRHHHTDSFRMLYDDAGAPISAMFITPGVTPWKTMLPGVINGANNPAIRVFKYYXATLSLKDMVTYFVNLSQVNAQGMRRWELEYQLTKAYXVPDASAHSVQAVLDRIAGDQGALQHYYVYNSVSYYAGVCHEXQHVCAMRQVDVDAYTTCLYASGTTPAPQLPLLLMXLLGLCTLVL, from the exons ATGAGGCTGCTCACCTGGCCGATTTTCCTGGCCCACTGGGGAGGTGCCAGGGCTGAACCAG GGAAGTTCTGGCACGTCACTGACCTGCACCTTGACCCTCACTACAAGGTATCCAAATACCCCTTCCAGGTGTACCCATCAGCTGGATTCCAGTCAGTGCCCAACGCAGGCCCCTGGGGTGACTACCTCTGTGATTCTGCCTGGGCCCTCATCAACTCCTCCATCTATGCCATGAAGGAGATTGAGCCGGAGCCAGACTTCATTCTCTGGACTGG TGATGACATGCCTCACGTGCCCGATGAGAAACTGGGAGAGGCAGCTGTACTGGAAATTGTGGAATGCCTGACCCAGCTCATCAGAGAGGTCTTTCTAG ATACTAAAGCCTATGCTGCTTTGGGAAATCATGACTTTCACCCCAAAAACCAGTTCCCAGCTGGAATTAACAAGATCGACAATCAGATAGCAGAACTATGAAAACCCTGGCTTAGTAACGAGTCCATTGCTCTCTTCAAAAGAG GTGCCTTCTACTCTGAGAAGCTGCCAGGTCCCAGCGGGGCTGGGCAAATTGTGGTGCTCAACACCAATCTGT CTACCAGCAGTGAGCTGACAGCAGACATGGTGGACCCTGGCCAGCAGTTCCAGTGGCTGGAAGATGTGCTGACCAATGCCTCCAAAGCTGGGGACATG GTGTACATTGTTGGCAACGTGCCCCCAGGGTTCTTTGAGAAGACACAAAACAAGGCATGGTTCCAGGAGGGCTTCAACGAAAAATACCTGAAGGTGGTCCGGAAGCATGGTCGCGTCATAGCAGGGCAGTTCTTCAGGCACCACCACACTGACAGCTTTCGGATGCTCTATGATGACGCAG GTGCCCCCATAAGCGCCATGTTCATCACACCTGGAGTCACCCCATGGAAAACCATGTTACCCGGAGTGATCAATGGGGCCAACAATCCAGCCATCCGGGTGTTCAAATATTACTGAGCCACACTGAGCCTGAAG GACATGGTGACCTACTTCGTGAACCTGAGCCAGGTGAATGCTCAGGGGATGCGGCGCTGGGAGCTCGAGTACCAGCTGACTAAAGCCTACTAGGTTCCCGACGCCAGTGCCCACTCTGTGCAGGCAGTGTTGGACCGCATCGCTGGTGACCAGGGCGCACTACAGCACTACTACGTCTATAACTCAGTCAGCTACTATGCTGGGGTCTGCCACGA GCAGCACGTGTGTGCCATGCGCCAGGTGGACGTTGACGCCTACACCACCTGTCTGTATGCCTCT GGGACCACACCCGCGCCCCAGCTCCCGCTGCTGCTGA GCCTGCTGGGCCTGTGCACGCTCGTGCTGTGA